The DNA window CCAGTACTGGCCACTCATCATGGCTCGCAGGACGAAGGATGACACGTTGAACGCATTGCCTTCCTTCAGCAGCTGCTTCTCTTTGGCTCCTTGGCGTGCAAAGCCAGCCCTGGGAGGTGAGGATGCACTCCTGGAGGCCTTGTGCCAGCTTGGCCGCCAGGGGCACCTCCGATGCCCGTCCCAGCAGCAAtacagcctcccctccccccaactcaggGAGATGCCAGGGTTCACTGGGGCCAGGTTGACTCACTTGAGAAAGCTCCAAGCCAGGCAGGGTGATAGACAGTGCAGGACACATGTGGGCATGTTGAAGATGGAACAGAAGCTGGGTTCCAAGGCTGTGGGGCCCCCGCCGTTGATCATGATGACCTTGTGCACCAGGTCTGGGTATTCATGAGCCAGGAACGTGCAGAAGGAGACACTGGGGATGCATAGGTGGGTAGATGGGTGATGTGGAGGGTTGGAGGGAGTTGGTCAGCAGGATACAGGTAGTGAGGGAGGTAATGCCCTCCCTTCACCCAGAGATAGGTCCTTGAAGGCTAACATTCTTCCCCTGGGGCCCACTGGcactgggtgggagggagggatggggggagggaggcatcTTGAGTGCCTCTAACCTATAAGACTATGTGTCTGTTGAGAgtgaattttttccccttcaaaaccAGAACTTTCATCAGATCCTTAAAGCAGCCATGCCCCGCAAAGTGGTAAGAATGACTTATTGCCAAGTATTAAGAAAGCATTCTGATTACGCTGCTACTGTTTGGTTTCCCAGAGAAGGTCCCTGTTTCTTGTCCTTCTCCTGTGAGGATCCTCAGTCCCCAGTCTCTGGACACGGCACATGGCCTGCCTTATGCAGGCTGGGAAGGTACAGCCCAAAGAGCCCTTACAGTCCAGCTCCTCACTCCCTCAAAAGTCGGGTTCATTGGGCCAACGATGGCCTGTGGGCTAGCCATTTGTTTTGGTAAACTGTTTACCATTTTGTAAATTTGTAAGTTAtttagtaaataaagttttattggaacacagccacgccCATTTGTTTACCATGATGGCTGCTGCTTTGCTTTGACAGTAGAGTTGCAAGAGGCTCCAAAAGAGATGACCATATGTCCTaagatatttactatctggcccatTAAGAAAAAGTTTGCAGACCCTAGCTGTAAAGGGGAACAGGATACAAGCAAGAGTCAGTTGGCCTTCACTGTACCAGTGACTCCCTGTGTGCCCTTGGGGAgattacctaacctctctgaacttccgTCTCCACATCTGCAAAATAGTAACTGGGCTGTCCTCGTAGCATTGTTATGAGGTCACAGGAACTACCGCAGATGGGTACTCATTTAATCAAAGGAAACATTTAGTGTAAACATCCACTTTTGGGGGTGTTCTCATATAAACAAACAGGAGCTGTGTTACTTTCCAGCCTGGCTTCCTTTCATTCAGAAATATATGGAACGTTTCTTTGTCTTGTCTCATTGCATGGGCCACACCGctaaaacagtggttctcaaactagCCAGCAGATCAgatcctgcctttcctcctgggtAAAGATGAGTGGTACCACCTGGCAGTGTTCAGGCACCCAGGCCCAGTCTTTGATAAGTGGACACTCACCTTGATGCTGGATGGTATCATGCATCACCCCTTTAGTGGGAGTGAATTATAGGAACCTGTGCCCTTGTAAAAAGACTGTATAGGATTCTAATTACCCCTTCCTTGGAAGGGATCTCCAGAGCAACTGATTtttgatccactgagccacccaggtgccccagagcaactgattttttaacttaaagacaATGGTTCTCAGCCAGGGATGATTCTGACTGCTAGGGAACCTATTATTTGAAGACAcccctttttttttgaagacactTGATGGTCATGACCATCACTGGGCCACTGTACCTGTGGCAACCAGCAGGCAGAGGCTAAGGAAGCCTGTTAAACATCCTACAGTGCACATGAAAGCCCCTCGAAGAGAGGAATGACCTGATCCAAATGTCACTAGTGCTGGGACTGTGAAACACCACTTTAAAAGGATAGGAAACAACAGCAGTGGAGGCGGGCATTGCTATCTTGTTATAGTCATAAATGAGAGTCTTCAAGGAGAGAAGTCAGTGTTGGGCAAATGTGTGTCCAGTCCCTGtgaccctcccccactgctccccGCTAGCCCCACCACAGCACTGGCTCACCCGTATGAATGCCCAATGAGCACGTTTCGCTTCTTGGCATAACGCTTGAAGATGGCACGCATGTCCTCTGCCAGCGCATAGAAGGTGTAGGCTGCGGCCACCTGGGGTGCCGAGCTGGCCCCATGACCGGCCAGATCGGGTGCCACCACCTCATAGCCCAGGCGCACAAAGAAGTCCAGCTGCTCCTTCCAGATGGCCAGGGAGCCACCCACACCGTGGATGAAGAAGAGCACCACGTCGGCCTGAGCACCTTTGCAGCTCGTGATGCGCTTTTCACAGTCAATGTGGATGGTGCGCTTGGGGCGCCGGGCTCGCCGTCGTCGCCCACCACTGCCACTCCCGGCACTGCCTGAGCCTGAGCGGCCATCACTGCCTGCTGGGTCGGCCAGCTCCACCTCTAGGGCGGCCGGCGGCTCCCCCGAGCCATTCTGCCCATGCAGGAGGTCAGCTCGAGGTGCCCGGCCCAGGTTCTCCACCAGTAACCGCCCGTTGCGGTAAACGGTAATTCGGCGCTGGCAGCGGACCAAGCCAGATCGGTCTCCCTGGGCAGCATCTGGCGGCAGTGGAGGCGGGTTGGGGACTGGAGCAGGCCCCGCGTGCTTCACACGCAGCACACGGCCAGGCTTGACCTCCACAAAGGTGTAGCCATCACTGGACTCGACGCTCTCCAGCGGCCCCACGGCGTTGGGCGGTGCGCCTAGCAGGCAGCAGAAGATCCCGTCCGTCACCCCAGTCAGCATGGTGTGTCCTGCAAGTGGGGGCACAGCCATCTCAGGGGCTGTCTAAATGGCCAGAGCCAGCCAAGCACCAAGATGTTTTGTCTGTCTAGTCAGTGCCTGCCTGGGGGTTGGCCACCCTCCTGGGCTAGCCTAGGCTGTCCTAGAGAGAAGGACATGGCTACGGCTGACCCCAAGAGGTGTCCATAGGGAAGGTGGTATAATCCAGGGCTGCTTCTTGGAGGGGGGGGACATTGTGGCAAATGAGgaccatcccccccacccctccacccccgctcACAGCAGCTATGGCTTCCATAAcccattcattcatacattcatccatccatccacccatccattcaggCACACATTCTCATTAACTAACTTTTACCAAATGGGCacattctgcctgcctctgaagGCATCTAAAAAGGTGCAGATGCCAATGAGCGCCCATCCAGGCCTCTGAACCTGGCTCCTGAAAGGtgaggccctgggggagggggttagggactGAGCTCCAGAAGGCCCTGGCCAGCTCTGCAAGCCCCAGACTGGGTCTGTATTGCAGACGGACAAGCTGAAGCCCAGACAGTCTGTACCCCCATCAGTACCCTAGCTTCCGGAGGTCTGACACACAATCCCCAAAGGTGGAGAGGAGGATGGACAAGGTAAAGCCCTCTGTGGGGGCCTCCGGTCCTCTGTGCTGCTCCCTGGGCCACCCCCTCCGTGTCCATGGCAACTACAGTCAGTTACATAACTCAAGGGGGATACCCGTGCAGCGCACCCCCATTGTCTAGGGCCTAGAGCTGGGACCAACCCCTCCCCCGTCTCCATCCTGGGCGCCGCGGGGATAAGACGCGCTGAAGGCACGGCCTCCGAAGGCCCATACTTGCTGATAGAGGGGAAGCGGGTCGCGCCACCCCACTCCAGTGGAATCCTAACCTCGGATTGCGGAGGGGGATGCAGTTGCGCCACGCCAGGTCCCCTCCCCAGAGTCAGATCCCTGCCTCTCAGGTGCTAGTAAGCCCTACGGCGGGGTCGAAGCCACTACGGCGGGGTCGAAGTCTTCCTAAGAGCCCGAGTACTGGCTTTGTGCACACCCCTTCCGATGTCGAAGCCCCAGGGACCTCGATGTCCCCCTCCCAGAGCCCACTCCCCGCTCACCTCATCTAGGGCCCTGCAGCCCGGGGCAGGGCGGAGGGGATCCCAGGCGGAGAAGCCAGCGTCCGCCTGCGGCGCCGTTTTACATGGTGGCACGGGGTCGTCCCAGGCGCGTCTACGCGGGCGGGCTCGGGCCCATGGCGGTCAGCGCGGGGGCATCCCGCGGCCGCCGAGAAAGCCGGCCCTTTAAGTCTctccccagggggaggggccgtaTGCCGACGGACGGGCGTCTAGACCAATCAGAGCTAGGAAATGACCTGGCCTAGTTAGACTGCCAATCATAGGCGGTATCTTAGGGATGAAGGCGGTCTCAGAAAACAGCAGCCCCACCCCCTTAAGGAGTTTAccgaggaaggagggaaggagggagggagggattgggcctggcccagggcccagAAGGGGTCCCGAACTGGTGTCTGCGGAATTCCGGGGAGGTAGCCTCCGGAGCCTCTAACTGTGAATAGGATCCCCTCGTCTAGCCCCTGCCTCCAAACAGCTTTGTAACCTCCAAATGGGGCCCCCATGCTCCTCTCTGTACGGACCTTTCCGTTCTAGAGACTCTCAGATCTTTCCAGTTCagggtggggaaactgaggctcataaaTGGCACAAAGTCACAAAGCAAGATGGGAGCTTCGCGGCAGAGGTGGTATTTAAAACCACGGCTGTGTGATATCAAATCCTGGAAATTGTTATTCATTAAGCCTTTAAACAGACGGCTTAAAGCTATGAGTTATTGCGGGATTGGAGTTTCACAGACAGGCCAGTTTAACTATTGGTCAGTCTAACTGGTGACTCCATGGTCCCAACTGGAGTCGAAGATCCCAGGGTTCAAATCCAGCCTCTGCCCTTTGTtgatatgtgaccttgggcaagccacttcTCTGAGACTCCACTCATTTTTCTATGAAATTAATCCTCTCATGAGTTTGCTCTGCAGGTAAAAACACCCAGAACGGTAAGTGTTCAATACGTTGTTGACATTATTATTGTACTGGTTTAGTAGTATAATACTGTACAGGTTTGCTAAGTGTTGGTGCAGGTAGGATGGGCTTCAGAGGACAAGGGGTTAACCATTTCTTGCCCACTCCCATCTCCTGGAATTTGCTGCCAGAGCTGGATTAGGTCCTTCCTCCCACTCTTGCCCACTCAGGGTGCTCCTGGGAGACTACAGTCGATTCATGCAGTAAACAGTTCCCTTCCCTGAccctggacccccccccccgccccgcctccaaGCTGGGAGATTCTGGGGTGCCCACAGGGACTCAGCCAGCAGCCTGGCCCTTGAGGAACCGTTGGGCTTT is part of the Mustela nigripes isolate SB6536 chromosome 2, MUSNIG.SB6536, whole genome shotgun sequence genome and encodes:
- the ABHD8 gene encoding protein ABHD8 isoform X1, whose amino-acid sequence is MLTGVTDGIFCCLLGAPPNAVGPLESVESSDGYTFVEVKPGRVLRVKHAGPAPVPNPPPLPPDAAQGDRSGLVRCQRRITVYRNGRLLVENLGRAPRADLLHGQNGSGEPPAALEVELADPAGSDGRSGSGSAGSGSGGRRRRARRPKRTIHIDCEKRITSCKGAQADVVLFFIHGVGGSLAIWKEQLDFFVRLGYEVVAPDLAGHGASSAPQVAAAYTFYALAEDMRAIFKRYAKKRNVLIGHSYGVSFCTFLAHEYPDLVHKVIMINGGGPTALEPSFCSIFNMPTCVLHCLSPCLAWSFLKAGFARQGAKEKQLLKEGNAFNVSSFVLRAMMSGQYWPEGDEVYHAELTVPVLLVHGMHDKFVPVEEDQRMAEILLLAFLKLIDEGSHMVMLECPETVNTLLHEFLLWEPEPSPKALPEPLPAPPEEKK
- the ABHD8 gene encoding protein ABHD8 isoform X2, producing the protein MLTGVTDGIFCCLLGAPPNAVGPLESVESSDGYTFVEVKPGRVLRVKHAGPAPVPNPPPLPPDAAQGDRSGLVRCQRRITVYRNGRLLVENLGRAPRADLLHGQNGSGEPPAALEVELADPAGSDGRSGSGSAGSGSGGRRRRARRPKRTIHIDCEKRITSCKGAQADVVLFFIHGVGGSLAIWKEQLDFFVRLGYEVVAPDLAGHGASSAPQVAAAYTFYALAEDMRAIFKRYAKKRNVLIGHSYGVSFCTFLAHEYPDLVHKVIMINGGGPTALEPSFCSIFNMPTCVLHCLSPCLAWSFLKAGFARQGAKEKQLLKEGNAFNVSSFVLRAMMSGQYWPEGDEVYHAELTVPVLLVHDPVAGLPEAHR